From the genome of Terriglobales bacterium, one region includes:
- a CDS encoding SurA N-terminal domain-containing protein has translation MLQVVVLAVMCAGIMAGEIIDRVVATVNGQPILQSDWEVAMRCEALLDQRPLQFTAESARATLDRLVDQELLRQQIRSFQLKPADEKQVHSRLQEIRKQIPGAASDEGWKAALGRYGLTQKEVEERVADQAEMLRFIDIRLRPTVHVDRRNITTYYNEKLLPELKEKGAPAVPLAEVSQQIEEILSQQLIDAQLAELLRDLRQQSDIHIESAILPAETARTTNQGAR, from the coding sequence ATGCTCCAAGTCGTCGTGTTGGCAGTGATGTGCGCCGGAATCATGGCGGGCGAGATTATCGACCGCGTCGTCGCCACGGTGAACGGGCAGCCCATCCTGCAAAGCGATTGGGAAGTGGCCATGCGCTGCGAGGCGTTGCTGGACCAGCGTCCGCTGCAATTCACGGCGGAATCGGCGCGCGCCACGCTGGACCGACTGGTGGACCAGGAGCTGTTGCGGCAGCAGATCCGCAGCTTCCAGTTGAAACCCGCCGACGAAAAGCAGGTGCACAGCCGTCTGCAAGAGATCCGCAAGCAGATTCCGGGCGCAGCCAGCGATGAGGGATGGAAAGCAGCGCTGGGCCGTTATGGCCTGACGCAGAAAGAGGTCGAGGAGCGCGTTGCCGACCAGGCGGAGATGCTGCGCTTCATTGATATCAGGCTGCGTCCCACGGTGCACGTGGACCGGCGGAACATCACGACCTATTACAACGAAAAGCTGCTGCCGGAGTTGAAGGAGAAGGGCGCCCCGGCGGTGCCGCTGGCGGAGGTTTCGCAGCAGATTGAAGAGATCCTATCGCAGCAACTCATCGATGCGCAGTTGGCGGAGCTGCTGCGCGATTTGCGCCAGCAAAGCGACATTCA
- a CDS encoding POTRA domain-containing protein produces the protein MVLIREARELAPWRGAVGVFAVVLALVSARAQERAPVVGDPPARAPINASMVPALSAGSSYQGLKVSSIDFRGVTTDAAIMTNLRQLVSPNLDQPLDRQKLGRTVRALYATGLFADVQVEAQRKAQNEVSLVFIATENLFIGSITVFGAPRRPSANQLRDTSKLELGRLYTPAALEQAIQRMKSLLAENGYYHAEVTASEERHPESQQINIHFSVTPGRVARVGEVSVTGSPGMGDDEIRRISKLRPGDAVTAEHVTRALTRLRKQYSKNGRLEAQISVVDRRYHPDSNRLDYVFRIVRGPVVDISVSGAEITRGKLRRYVPVYEEHAVDDDLLNEGRRNLRDYLQTQGYFDAEVDFTRRDDPEKPQEVKVLYTVERGVKHELTNITIEGNKYFAASLIRERMAIQQASLLMRHGRFSQELLNRDVANVRDLYVANGFEQVKVTGGFQDDYRGQRGRMAVFINIVEGPQTLVSSLSITGNHAVTEDQLRPLLTTAEGQPYSETNVAQDRDSVLNYYFNHGFPDAVFTWAVKPVADNPTRQDVSYTIEEGPQVFVDRILASGLHYTKPGIVVRQYQLKPGESLSQLQLQDTQRRLYDLGVFNAVNMAVQNPDGQARNKDVFLQFEEARRWNFTYGLGIEVQSGAFGTRQIPTGTTGASPRVSFDVTRLNFAGRAHTISFSSHVGRLEQRALLSYDAPRFLATDYLRLTVSAFYDNSLDVRTFTSQRLGGSTQLEQVVSKATSLLYRFTYLRVRASDLVISPSLIPLFSQPVRVGMPSLTYIRDRRDDPIDTHNGNYNSFDTGVASGIFGSEAAFGRFLGSNTTYHPFHARRWVFARNLRIGVAEPFGDTVQVPLPERFFAGGGNSLRGFAINQAGPRDLTTGEPLGGNAMLVNSLELRTPTVTLPWIGSNMGFVIFHDAGNVFARTNDLAHSIFRWSQPHPDLCMQAATGKQCDFSYISHALGGGLRYRTPIGPVRLDFGYNLNPPFFPVYPDASNNFAPFRFQQSSHFNFFFSVGQTF, from the coding sequence ATGGTATTGATCCGTGAAGCGCGGGAACTCGCGCCCTGGCGCGGGGCCGTCGGCGTATTCGCCGTGGTCTTGGCATTGGTGTCGGCCAGGGCGCAGGAGCGCGCGCCGGTGGTCGGCGATCCCCCTGCCAGGGCGCCCATTAACGCTTCCATGGTGCCGGCGCTCAGCGCAGGCAGCAGCTACCAGGGCCTGAAGGTCTCCAGCATCGACTTTCGCGGCGTTACCACGGATGCCGCCATCATGACCAACCTCCGGCAACTCGTCTCGCCGAACCTGGACCAGCCCCTGGATCGCCAGAAACTCGGCCGCACGGTGCGTGCGCTCTATGCCACCGGGTTATTTGCCGACGTGCAGGTGGAGGCGCAGCGCAAGGCGCAGAACGAAGTCTCGCTGGTGTTCATCGCCACCGAAAACCTGTTCATCGGGTCGATCACGGTGTTTGGCGCGCCCCGCCGGCCGAGCGCAAACCAGTTGCGAGATACCAGCAAGCTGGAATTGGGCAGGCTCTACACCCCCGCCGCGTTGGAGCAGGCCATCCAGCGCATGAAGAGCCTGCTCGCTGAAAACGGCTATTACCACGCCGAGGTCACGGCCAGCGAGGAGCGCCATCCCGAGTCGCAGCAGATCAACATCCATTTCAGCGTGACCCCCGGTCGTGTGGCACGGGTCGGGGAGGTGAGCGTCACCGGCAGTCCGGGGATGGGAGACGACGAGATCCGGCGAATTTCGAAGTTGCGCCCGGGAGATGCGGTCACGGCCGAGCACGTTACGCGCGCCCTCACCCGGCTTCGCAAGCAGTACTCCAAGAACGGACGGCTGGAAGCGCAGATCAGCGTTGTCGATCGGCGTTACCATCCTGACAGCAACCGACTCGACTATGTATTCCGCATCGTGCGTGGGCCGGTGGTCGACATCTCGGTCTCCGGCGCCGAAATCACCCGGGGCAAGTTGCGGCGCTATGTGCCGGTATACGAGGAGCACGCCGTCGATGACGACCTGCTGAACGAAGGCCGCCGCAATCTTCGCGATTACCTGCAGACGCAGGGATATTTCGACGCCGAAGTGGATTTCACCCGTCGCGACGACCCGGAGAAGCCCCAGGAAGTGAAAGTCCTCTACACGGTCGAGCGGGGCGTGAAACACGAGTTGACGAACATCACCATTGAGGGCAATAAATACTTCGCGGCCAGCCTGATCCGCGAGCGCATGGCCATCCAGCAGGCCAGCCTGTTGATGCGTCACGGACGTTTCAGCCAGGAATTGTTGAACCGCGACGTTGCCAATGTCCGCGACCTCTACGTGGCCAACGGTTTCGAGCAGGTGAAGGTGACGGGTGGTTTCCAGGACGACTACCGCGGCCAGAGGGGCCGGATGGCGGTCTTTATCAACATCGTAGAAGGGCCGCAGACGCTGGTATCTTCGCTTTCCATCACCGGGAACCACGCGGTTACCGAAGACCAGCTTCGCCCGTTACTGACCACGGCGGAGGGCCAGCCGTATTCTGAAACTAACGTGGCGCAGGACCGCGACAGCGTGTTGAATTACTACTTCAACCATGGCTTCCCGGACGCGGTGTTTACCTGGGCGGTGAAGCCGGTGGCGGACAATCCCACGCGCCAGGACGTCAGCTACACCATCGAAGAGGGGCCGCAGGTTTTTGTCGACCGAATTCTTGCCTCCGGGCTGCACTACACCAAGCCGGGCATTGTGGTGCGACAGTATCAGCTCAAACCGGGTGAATCCCTGAGCCAGTTGCAGCTGCAAGACACGCAGCGCCGCCTCTATGATCTAGGCGTCTTCAACGCCGTCAACATGGCGGTGCAGAACCCCGACGGGCAGGCGCGAAACAAGGATGTCTTCCTGCAGTTCGAGGAAGCGCGGCGGTGGAATTTCACCTACGGCCTTGGCATCGAGGTGCAGAGCGGCGCTTTCGGGACGCGGCAGATTCCGACGGGAACGACCGGGGCCAGCCCGCGCGTCAGCTTCGACGTCACCCGGCTGAACTTCGCCGGCCGGGCGCACACCATCAGCTTCAGTTCCCACGTCGGCCGACTGGAACAGCGCGCTCTGCTCAGTTACGACGCGCCCCGCTTCCTGGCCACGGACTACCTGCGGCTGACCGTCAGCGCCTTCTACGACAATTCTCTCGACGTGCGGACGTTCACCTCGCAGCGGCTGGGAGGTTCCACCCAACTGGAGCAAGTCGTCAGCAAAGCCACCAGCCTGCTTTATCGCTTCACCTACCTCCGGGTGCGCGCTTCGGACCTGGTGATTTCACCTTCCCTGATACCACTGTTTTCCCAACCCGTGCGCGTCGGCATGCCTAGCCTGACCTACATCCGCGACCGCCGCGACGATCCCATTGACACTCACAATGGAAATTACAATAGCTTCGATACCGGCGTAGCCTCGGGAATTTTCGGGTCGGAAGCCGCATTCGGCCGCTTCCTCGGCTCCAATACGACGTATCATCCCTTCCACGCCCGGCGCTGGGTCTTCGCGCGCAACCTGCGCATCGGCGTGGCCGAACCGTTTGGCGACACGGTGCAGGTGCCTCTGCCGGAGCGCTTCTTCGCCGGCGGCGGGAACTCGCTGCGCGGCTTTGCCATCAACCAGGCGGGACCACGCGACCTGACGACGGGCGAACCGCTGGGCGGAAACGCGATGCTGGTGAACAGTCTTGAACTGCGCACGCCGACCGTGACCTTGCCCTGGATTGGAAGCAACATGGGATTTGTCATATTCCATGACGCGGGAAACGTCTTTGCTCGCACTAATGACCTGGCGCACAGCATCTTTCGCTGGTCGCAGCCGCATCCCGACCTTTGCATGCAGGCCGCCACCGGCAAGCAATGCGACTTCAGTTACATCTCGCACGCGCTGGGCGGAGGGCTGCGGTACCGTACGCCGATTGGGCCGGTGCGCCTGGATTTTGGCTATAACTTGAACCCGCCCTTCTTCCCCGTGTACCCGGACGCTTCCAATAACTTTGCCCCGTTCCGTTTCCAACAGAGCAGTCACTTCAACTTCTTTTTCAGTGTGGGGCAGACCTTCTGA
- a CDS encoding ThiF family adenylyltransferase: MSLTPEERYSRQVLFQGIGSEGQRLIGASQIVMVGCGATGSATAGLLARAGVGKIRIIDRDYVEPSNLQRQSLFDEADAAESLPKAIAATRKIAAFNSGVVVEGHVADLTPANIEDLLGGAQLILDGTDNFETRYLLNDYAVRERVPWIYAAAVGSYGVTMNVLPGETACLACMFPESPRGTFETCDTAGILNSAAATVAAIEATEALKFLAGARQAMRCTLLSFDLWRNQRSEISVQQARQDCRACGERNFIHLAGKGRPHITLCGRNSVQIHDHQRPIDFREISQRLQAHGTVRHNEFVLKFWRDPYELTLFPDGRAIIKGTTDTAIARSLYARFVGS; this comes from the coding sequence ATGTCGTTAACTCCCGAGGAACGGTACTCCCGGCAGGTGCTGTTTCAGGGCATCGGCAGCGAAGGGCAACGGCTCATCGGTGCCTCGCAGATCGTCATGGTTGGCTGCGGCGCCACCGGCTCCGCTACCGCCGGATTGCTGGCGCGGGCGGGCGTGGGAAAGATCCGCATCATTGACCGCGATTACGTCGAGCCCAGCAATCTGCAGCGTCAGTCCCTGTTTGATGAAGCCGATGCTGCCGAGTCCTTGCCCAAGGCCATCGCGGCGACGCGAAAAATTGCAGCCTTCAATTCCGGCGTGGTGGTGGAAGGGCACGTCGCCGACCTGACGCCCGCCAACATCGAGGATTTGCTGGGCGGGGCGCAGCTGATTCTGGACGGAACCGACAATTTCGAAACCCGCTATCTGCTGAACGACTACGCGGTGCGCGAGCGCGTTCCCTGGATCTATGCCGCCGCCGTAGGCAGCTACGGCGTAACCATGAACGTACTGCCCGGCGAAACTGCGTGCCTGGCTTGCATGTTTCCCGAGTCGCCGCGGGGCACCTTCGAAACCTGCGACACGGCGGGAATCCTGAATTCGGCGGCCGCCACGGTTGCGGCCATCGAGGCCACCGAGGCGCTGAAATTCCTGGCCGGGGCGCGCCAGGCCATGCGGTGCACACTGTTGTCGTTCGACCTTTGGCGCAACCAGCGCTCCGAAATTTCGGTGCAACAAGCCCGCCAGGATTGCCGCGCCTGCGGCGAGCGGAATTTCATTCACCTGGCCGGCAAAGGACGACCGCACATCACGCTGTGCGGCCGCAATTCCGTGCAAATCCACGATCACCAAAGGCCGATTGACTTCCGCGAGATCAGCCAACGACTGCAAGCGCACGGCACGGTGCGCCACAATGAGTTCGTCCTCAAGTTCTGGCGCGACCCGTATGAACTCACGCTGTTTCCGGACGGACGCGCCATCATCAAAGGCACCACCGACACCGCCATTGCCCGCAGCCTCTACGCCAGATTTGTCGGATCCTAA
- a CDS encoding MFS transporter, which yields MSDSTAHPANLNPSSVVTKPEPSRFYRWAVLAIISVAMFGNYYVYDCIAPVADLLATQLHFSDSAIGLLQAIYSIPNVFMVLVGGILVDKLGLRKSTFIFGALCTLGAAVTVTSPQLHVMAAGRLIFGLGAESLIVAITTGVAKWFRGKELSFAFGINLMIARFGSWLAQNSPTWAKGAYTNWRSPLLIAVAFGALCTIGPLIYWVMEVYAEKNYSLGRAGETDKVDLKEFSRDWKRRDPVWIVLVLALIAVAVYPKHDWTYFFWAVVTVVGTRLLITSRRMFGISYLYIVLLCITFYSAIFPFETFAIKFFIDAHHTSRELGGFLVSILTLFTMFGTPAFGLMADKIGRRTLLMITGSFLLIPVYLMMAYTSISLYVPMAMMGVAFSLVPAILWPSVAYIVPQAKLGTAYGLMTMIQNIGLAGFNLMIGWANDHSHAGADNPHGYAMGMWIFSALGFFAVFFSWLLRRNEMGPNAHGLETITAKSS from the coding sequence ATGAGCGATTCCACCGCGCATCCTGCCAATCTCAACCCGTCATCCGTCGTGACGAAACCGGAACCGTCCCGCTTTTACCGTTGGGCAGTGCTGGCGATCATCAGCGTGGCGATGTTCGGCAATTATTACGTGTACGACTGCATCGCTCCCGTTGCCGACCTGCTGGCCACACAGCTCCACTTCTCCGATTCCGCCATCGGGTTGCTGCAGGCGATTTACAGCATCCCGAACGTGTTCATGGTGCTGGTCGGAGGAATCCTGGTGGACAAGCTTGGACTGCGCAAATCCACCTTCATTTTTGGCGCGTTGTGCACCCTCGGAGCAGCGGTAACGGTGACGTCTCCGCAGCTGCACGTGATGGCTGCGGGACGCCTGATCTTCGGCCTGGGCGCGGAATCGCTGATCGTAGCGATCACCACCGGGGTCGCTAAATGGTTTCGCGGCAAAGAACTGAGCTTCGCCTTCGGAATCAATCTCATGATCGCGCGCTTCGGGTCGTGGCTGGCGCAGAACTCGCCGACCTGGGCCAAGGGCGCCTACACCAACTGGCGCTCGCCGCTGCTGATCGCGGTCGCTTTTGGCGCGCTCTGCACCATCGGCCCGCTGATTTACTGGGTCATGGAAGTCTATGCCGAGAAAAACTATTCCCTCGGACGCGCCGGCGAGACCGACAAGGTTGACCTGAAGGAATTTTCACGGGACTGGAAGCGGCGCGATCCGGTCTGGATCGTGCTCGTCCTGGCGCTCATTGCCGTCGCTGTTTATCCCAAACACGACTGGACCTATTTCTTCTGGGCGGTGGTGACCGTGGTGGGAACGCGGCTGCTGATCACCAGCCGCCGCATGTTCGGCATCTCTTATCTCTACATCGTGCTGCTGTGCATCACGTTTTACTCGGCGATTTTTCCCTTTGAAACTTTTGCCATCAAGTTCTTCATTGACGCGCACCACACCTCGCGCGAGCTGGGCGGATTCCTGGTCAGCATTCTTACCTTGTTCACCATGTTCGGCACGCCTGCCTTCGGATTGATGGCGGACAAGATCGGGCGGCGCACGCTGCTGATGATCACCGGCTCCTTCCTGCTGATCCCGGTTTACCTGATGATGGCCTATACCAGCATCTCGCTGTACGTGCCGATGGCCATGATGGGCGTGGCTTTCTCGCTGGTCCCGGCGATCCTGTGGCCTTCGGTGGCTTACATCGTGCCGCAGGCGAAGCTGGGAACGGCGTACGGGCTGATGACCATGATCCAGAACATCGGGCTGGCGGGATTCAACCTGATGATCGGATGGGCCAACGATCATTCCCATGCCGGCGCCGACAATCCTCACGGCTACGCGATGGGCATGTGGATCTTTTCCGCGCTCGGGTTCTTCGCGGTGTTCTTCTCGTGGCTGCTGCGGCGCAACGAGATGGGACCAAACGCGCACGGGCTGGAGACGATCACCGCCAAAAGCTCGTAG
- the cyaB gene encoding class IV adenylate cyclase codes for MRVINVEIKARCHHPDRVRNLLRSRQARFAGLDHQVDTYFCVREGRLKLREGNIENSLISYRRGNQATPKTSDVLLYAVKPDPGLKEILSRVFGVLAVVDKQREIYYVENIKFHIDTVEELGSFVEIEAAGDEQSDQASLLEQCRDYMRQFAVAEPDLIAESYSDMVLMLKRKGA; via the coding sequence ATGCGCGTAATCAACGTTGAAATCAAGGCCCGCTGCCACCACCCCGATCGAGTGCGCAACCTGCTGCGCTCGCGCCAGGCGCGGTTTGCCGGTCTTGACCACCAGGTGGATACCTATTTCTGCGTGCGCGAAGGGCGTTTGAAGCTGCGCGAAGGAAACATCGAAAATTCATTGATTTCGTACCGGCGCGGCAACCAGGCTACTCCGAAGACCAGCGACGTGCTGCTTTACGCGGTCAAGCCGGACCCCGGTTTGAAGGAGATTCTGTCGAGAGTATTCGGCGTGCTTGCGGTGGTCGACAAGCAGCGGGAGATCTACTACGTCGAAAACATCAAGTTTCACATCGACACGGTTGAGGAACTGGGATCGTTTGTGGAAATCGAGGCGGCGGGCGACGAGCAATCCGATCAGGCAAGCCTGCTCGAACAGTGCCGCGACTACATGCGGCAATTCGCGGTCGCCGAACCAGACCTGATCGCGGAATCGTACAGCGACATGGTTTTGATGTTGAAGCGTAAGGGCGCGTGA
- a CDS encoding sigma-70 family RNA polymerase sigma factor: MTQQKKTIASGLSEAEAIDRAKQGDAESFEGLYGLHKRRVYSLCLRMTGNTAEAEDLTQEAFLQLYRKIATFRGESAFSTWLHRLAVNVVLMHLRKKGLPEVSLEESLEPQQEDGPKKDIGARDNVLAGSIDRVNLERAIESLPPGYRIIFVLHDIEGYEHNEIAEMMGCSIGNSKSQLHKARMKLRDLLKTSRAEKAAKRA, translated from the coding sequence TTGACACAACAAAAGAAAACTATTGCCTCCGGGCTCTCGGAAGCAGAAGCGATCGATAGAGCCAAGCAGGGCGATGCGGAGTCGTTTGAGGGTCTGTACGGCCTGCACAAGCGCCGTGTCTACTCGCTTTGTCTGCGCATGACCGGCAACACGGCCGAGGCGGAGGACCTGACGCAGGAGGCGTTCCTGCAGCTCTATCGCAAGATCGCCACCTTCCGCGGCGAGAGTGCCTTCTCCACCTGGCTGCATCGGCTCGCCGTCAACGTGGTGCTCATGCACCTGCGCAAGAAAGGCCTGCCGGAGGTTTCGCTGGAAGAAAGCCTGGAGCCGCAGCAGGAGGACGGCCCCAAGAAGGACATCGGTGCCCGCGACAACGTACTGGCGGGCTCGATTGACCGGGTAAACCTGGAGCGGGCGATTGAAAGCCTGCCGCCGGGCTATCGGATTATTTTCGTTTTGCACGATATTGAAGGGTACGAACACAACGAGATTGCCGAAATGATGGGATGTTCGATCGGCAACAGCAAGTCTCAGCTCCACAAGGCGCGCATGAAGTTGCGCGACCTTCTCAAGACCAGCAGAGCCGAAAAGGCCGCCAAACGCGCTTGA
- a CDS encoding DUF4097 family beta strand repeat-containing protein — protein MRQRTLRAAVDLAVVIVLAAGASAADKKEFRYNVNAGASVTVVNDYGTVRVRAAQPGAVVATAVPGSSKVEVDAAQSGNRVELRTHYLQQTGESDGRVDYEIQVPADANVMVRTASGPVQVQGVSGDVVVDTDTGKVDVLNCNAHVRVRTVGGPITLVDLNDGFVEATSVGGQVSLNNVTGKSVSVNTTGGPITYSGDFAGGGVYSLSTHSGNIDLKLPASASVDVTARSVTGAVENDFPLTPPVHPTMALAQGKSLAGTSNSGASSVHLRTFSGRIRVKKQ, from the coding sequence ATGAGACAGAGAACCTTACGCGCGGCGGTGGACCTGGCGGTCGTGATTGTTCTTGCGGCCGGGGCATCCGCTGCCGACAAGAAAGAATTCCGCTACAACGTGAACGCGGGCGCGAGCGTCACCGTGGTCAACGACTACGGCACGGTGCGGGTGCGCGCCGCGCAGCCAGGCGCCGTCGTGGCAACGGCTGTGCCCGGCTCTTCCAAGGTCGAGGTGGATGCCGCGCAAAGCGGGAACCGCGTGGAGTTGCGCACTCACTACCTGCAGCAGACCGGCGAAAGCGACGGGCGAGTGGATTACGAGATCCAGGTGCCTGCCGACGCCAATGTCATGGTCAGGACTGCCAGCGGGCCGGTGCAGGTGCAGGGCGTAAGCGGTGACGTAGTGGTGGACACCGACACCGGCAAAGTCGATGTTCTCAATTGCAATGCCCACGTGCGGGTGCGCACGGTCGGCGGCCCGATCACACTGGTGGACCTGAATGACGGTTTCGTGGAAGCGACTTCGGTTGGCGGCCAGGTGTCGTTGAATAATGTCACCGGAAAAAGCGTTTCCGTGAACACGACCGGGGGGCCGATCACCTACTCCGGGGATTTTGCCGGCGGAGGGGTTTATTCCCTCAGTACTCATTCCGGGAATATCGACCTGAAGCTGCCGGCGAGCGCCTCCGTCGATGTCACCGCGCGATCGGTGACCGGCGCTGTGGAAAACGATTTCCCGCTCACACCGCCGGTGCATCCCACCATGGCACTGGCGCAGGGAAAATCTTTGGCCGGCACGTCGAACTCAGGCGCTTCCTCGGTTCACCTTAGAACATTCAGTGGTAGAATCCGCGTGAAAAAACAGTAA